One segment of Panicum virgatum strain AP13 chromosome 1K, P.virgatum_v5, whole genome shotgun sequence DNA contains the following:
- the LOC120712362 gene encoding transcription factor bHLH157-like isoform X1: MAAGALGELCRAGGWSYAAIWRSDRRDPRLLTIGEFHCEDEARKVVEKMVNQVHVVGEGVIGRALISGEYQWIFDDTPFSLSQISDADNLGLFQGYTWWQHQFLSGIKTIAVVPIQAFGVAQFGSMQKVSESLEFLDQVKGALFLKERTSWHPSTKDVQKDVFTYNPQFQLNSPSTTDGFAHIKAEPENTKLLEDTMTVDSLKNFAIASSNHSLHYFNGFTSNESCIGLNPHIVAMPVNSKSISSVKVFQSDSNSRHSNISENAPQFTSTKQPGSSLTTAATSYSSLTNLPRMELGLSCTPNKLRNCLQSEKSSFWDSYSSIFSTEADLKSTLFDNDTPFVQGDVIQEVGTAGSTSYACELKELPNEIWGEAAGSTKQVRKVDSENHGLLESIPFDPVINDWWDDTALLEGNTTHCGATGMNSVAGQANTDHLLVEERGLFSESTFEELLGFDGNVSPVASTDPLGGSVSGCRLPRYNVQDSFSVCNAQVPAALLFPSINYASENDQTGASQATPISLQNLSMDDCGSLNTANSKVSQVKKPEGVKVVKKRARPGESTRPRPKDRQQIQERVKELREIVPNSAKCSIDALLDRTIKHMLFLQSVTKYAEKIKQADEPKMISKDSSAVLNDNSSGVVLKDDPSAGSNGGATWAYEVAGQTMVCPIIVEDLSPPGQMLVEMLCEERGFFLEIADTIRGFGLTILKGLMELRDGKIMARFLVEANKNVTRMDIFLSLVQLLQQNSLNRSSDQLTKVINNGIPSFAEHQQSPISIPVSLAGR, from the exons AtggcggcgggggcgctggGAGAGCTGTGCCGCGCCGGGGGCTGGTCCTACGCGGCGATCTGGCGCTCCGACCGTCGCGACCCGCG GTTGCTTACGATAGGAGAATTTCACTGTGAAGATGAAGCAAGAAAAGTGGTTGAGAAGATGGTCAATCAGGTCCATGTCGTCGGAGAAGG TGTCATAGGAAGAGCTCTAATTAGTGGGGAGTACCAATGGATTTTTGATGATACCCCCTTCAGTTTGTCTCAGATAAGCGATGCAGATAACCTAGGTTTATTTCAG GGTTATACTTGGTGGCAACATCAGTTCCTCAGTGGAATAAAG ACTATTGCAGTAGTACCTATCCAGGCGTTTGGTGTGGCACAGTTCGGTTCCATGCAAAAG GTTTCTGAAAGCTTAGAGTTTCTGGATCAAGTTAAAGGTGCACTTTTTCTGAAGGAAAGGACTTCATGGCATCCTTCAACCAAAGATGTTCAGAAAGATGTTTTTACGTACAATCCGCAATTTCAACTTAATTCTCCAAGCACCACAGATGGTTTTGCACATATTAAGGCTGAGCCAGAAAACACAAAGCTCTTGGAGGACACGATGACAGTAGATTCCCTCAAGAACTTTGCCATTGCTTCAAGTAATCACTCTCTGCACTATTTCAATGGTTTCACCTCCAATGAAAGTTGCATTGGTCTGAATCCTCACATAGTGGCCATGCCAGTGAACTCCAAGTCTATAAGTTCTGTTAAAGTATTTCAAAGTGACAGCAATTCGCGGCACAGTAATATTTCAGAAAATGCACCACAATTTACATCCACTAAACAGCCAGGTTCTAGTCTGACAACTGCAGCTACAAGTTATTCAAGTTTGACCAATCTTCCAAGAATGGAGCTCGGGCTGTCATGCACACCTAACAAGCTGCGAAATTGCCTCCAAAGTGAAAAATCAAGCTTCTGGGATTCGTACTCATCAATATTTTCTACAGAAGCTGATCTGAAATCTACTTTATTTGACAATGACACCCCGTTTGTTCAAGGTGATGTGATTCAAGAGGTCGGTACTGCTGGATCTACTTCTTATGCTTGTGAGCTCAAGGAATTACCAAATGAAATATGGGGAGAAGCTGCAGGGTCCACAAAACAAGTAAGAAAAGTAGACAGTGAAAATCATGGCTTGCTTGAAAGCATACCATTCGATCCAGTCATAAATGATTGGTGGGATGACACTGCCTTACTAGAAGGAAACACTACACATTGTGGTGCTACTGGCATGAATTCTGTTGCAGGACAGGCAAATACTGATCACTTATTGGTTGAAGAGAGGGGATTGTTTTCAGAATCTACCTTTGAGGAGCTGCTTGGCTTTGATGGCAATGTTAGCCCAGTAGCTAGCACTGATCCATTAGGTGGCTCTGTCTCAGGCTGTCGATTGCCAAGGTACAACGTTCAAGATTCATTTTCAGTGTGCAACGCACAAGTACCAGCAGCATTGCTGTTCCCTTCCATTAACTATGCATCCGAAAATGATCAAACTGGAGCATCACAGGCAACCCCAATATCACTGCAGAATTTGTCTATGGATGATTGTGGCAGTTTGAATACTGCAAATTCcaaggtcagccaggtaaagaAGCCTGAAGGAGTGAAGGTTGTTAAGAAAAGAGCCAGGCCAGGTGAAAGCACAAGGCCAAGACCAAAGGATCGACAGCAGATACAAGAGCGAGTCAAAGAGTTACGTGAGATAGTCCCAAATAGTGCAAAG TGTAGCATTGATGCTTTGTTGGACCGAACAATCAAGCATATGCTCTTTCTACAAAGTGTAACAAAGTATGCAGAAAAGATTAAGCAAGCTGATGAACCAAAG ATGATAAGCAAGGATAGTAGCGCAGTGTTAAATGATAACTCAAGTGGTGTTGTCCTGAAAGACGATCCAAGTGCTGGAAGCAATGGAGGTGCCACATGGGCCTATGAGGTTGCAGGGCAGACTATGGTCTGCCCAATAATCGTTGAGGATCTTTCACCGCCTGGTCAGATGCTTGTCGAG ATGCTATGTGAGGAACGTGGATTTTTCCTAGAGATAGCAGACACCATTCGTGGTTTTGGACTGACAATCTTGAAGGGACTGATGGAACTTCGTGATGGCAAGATAATGGCTCGATTTCTTGTTGAG GCAAACAAGAATGTGACCAGGATGGATATATTTTTATCACTTGTTCAGTTACTGCAGCAGAATAGCCTCAATAGATCTTCGGACCAGCTAACTAAGGTCATTAACAATGGCATTCCATCTTTCGCTGAGCATCAGCAATCTCCTATATCAATTCCAGTCAGCCTTGCCGGGAGATAG
- the LOC120712362 gene encoding uncharacterized protein LOC120712362 isoform X2 yields the protein MQKVSESLEFLDQVKGALFLKERTSWHPSTKDVQKDVFTYNPQFQLNSPSTTDGFAHIKAEPENTKLLEDTMTVDSLKNFAIASSNHSLHYFNGFTSNESCIGLNPHIVAMPVNSKSISSVKVFQSDSNSRHSNISENAPQFTSTKQPGSSLTTAATSYSSLTNLPRMELGLSCTPNKLRNCLQSEKSSFWDSYSSIFSTEADLKSTLFDNDTPFVQGDVIQEVGTAGSTSYACELKELPNEIWGEAAGSTKQVRKVDSENHGLLESIPFDPVINDWWDDTALLEGNTTHCGATGMNSVAGQANTDHLLVEERGLFSESTFEELLGFDGNVSPVASTDPLGGSVSGCRLPRYNVQDSFSVCNAQVPAALLFPSINYASENDQTGASQATPISLQNLSMDDCGSLNTANSKVSQVKKPEGVKVVKKRARPGESTRPRPKDRQQIQERVKELREIVPNSAKCSIDALLDRTIKHMLFLQSVTKYAEKIKQADEPKMISKDSSAVLNDNSSGVVLKDDPSAGSNGGATWAYEVAGQTMVCPIIVEDLSPPGQMLVEMLCEERGFFLEIADTIRGFGLTILKGLMELRDGKIMARFLVEANKNVTRMDIFLSLVQLLQQNSLNRSSDQLTKVINNGIPSFAEHQQSPISIPVSLAGR from the exons ATGCAAAAG GTTTCTGAAAGCTTAGAGTTTCTGGATCAAGTTAAAGGTGCACTTTTTCTGAAGGAAAGGACTTCATGGCATCCTTCAACCAAAGATGTTCAGAAAGATGTTTTTACGTACAATCCGCAATTTCAACTTAATTCTCCAAGCACCACAGATGGTTTTGCACATATTAAGGCTGAGCCAGAAAACACAAAGCTCTTGGAGGACACGATGACAGTAGATTCCCTCAAGAACTTTGCCATTGCTTCAAGTAATCACTCTCTGCACTATTTCAATGGTTTCACCTCCAATGAAAGTTGCATTGGTCTGAATCCTCACATAGTGGCCATGCCAGTGAACTCCAAGTCTATAAGTTCTGTTAAAGTATTTCAAAGTGACAGCAATTCGCGGCACAGTAATATTTCAGAAAATGCACCACAATTTACATCCACTAAACAGCCAGGTTCTAGTCTGACAACTGCAGCTACAAGTTATTCAAGTTTGACCAATCTTCCAAGAATGGAGCTCGGGCTGTCATGCACACCTAACAAGCTGCGAAATTGCCTCCAAAGTGAAAAATCAAGCTTCTGGGATTCGTACTCATCAATATTTTCTACAGAAGCTGATCTGAAATCTACTTTATTTGACAATGACACCCCGTTTGTTCAAGGTGATGTGATTCAAGAGGTCGGTACTGCTGGATCTACTTCTTATGCTTGTGAGCTCAAGGAATTACCAAATGAAATATGGGGAGAAGCTGCAGGGTCCACAAAACAAGTAAGAAAAGTAGACAGTGAAAATCATGGCTTGCTTGAAAGCATACCATTCGATCCAGTCATAAATGATTGGTGGGATGACACTGCCTTACTAGAAGGAAACACTACACATTGTGGTGCTACTGGCATGAATTCTGTTGCAGGACAGGCAAATACTGATCACTTATTGGTTGAAGAGAGGGGATTGTTTTCAGAATCTACCTTTGAGGAGCTGCTTGGCTTTGATGGCAATGTTAGCCCAGTAGCTAGCACTGATCCATTAGGTGGCTCTGTCTCAGGCTGTCGATTGCCAAGGTACAACGTTCAAGATTCATTTTCAGTGTGCAACGCACAAGTACCAGCAGCATTGCTGTTCCCTTCCATTAACTATGCATCCGAAAATGATCAAACTGGAGCATCACAGGCAACCCCAATATCACTGCAGAATTTGTCTATGGATGATTGTGGCAGTTTGAATACTGCAAATTCcaaggtcagccaggtaaagaAGCCTGAAGGAGTGAAGGTTGTTAAGAAAAGAGCCAGGCCAGGTGAAAGCACAAGGCCAAGACCAAAGGATCGACAGCAGATACAAGAGCGAGTCAAAGAGTTACGTGAGATAGTCCCAAATAGTGCAAAG TGTAGCATTGATGCTTTGTTGGACCGAACAATCAAGCATATGCTCTTTCTACAAAGTGTAACAAAGTATGCAGAAAAGATTAAGCAAGCTGATGAACCAAAG ATGATAAGCAAGGATAGTAGCGCAGTGTTAAATGATAACTCAAGTGGTGTTGTCCTGAAAGACGATCCAAGTGCTGGAAGCAATGGAGGTGCCACATGGGCCTATGAGGTTGCAGGGCAGACTATGGTCTGCCCAATAATCGTTGAGGATCTTTCACCGCCTGGTCAGATGCTTGTCGAG ATGCTATGTGAGGAACGTGGATTTTTCCTAGAGATAGCAGACACCATTCGTGGTTTTGGACTGACAATCTTGAAGGGACTGATGGAACTTCGTGATGGCAAGATAATGGCTCGATTTCTTGTTGAG GCAAACAAGAATGTGACCAGGATGGATATATTTTTATCACTTGTTCAGTTACTGCAGCAGAATAGCCTCAATAGATCTTCGGACCAGCTAACTAAGGTCATTAACAATGGCATTCCATCTTTCGCTGAGCATCAGCAATCTCCTATATCAATTCCAGTCAGCCTTGCCGGGAGATAG
- the LOC120712362 gene encoding uncharacterized protein LOC120712362 isoform X3: MNIKSSHLQVSESLEFLDQVKGALFLKERTSWHPSTKDVQKDVFTYNPQFQLNSPSTTDGFAHIKAEPENTKLLEDTMTVDSLKNFAIASSNHSLHYFNGFTSNESCIGLNPHIVAMPVNSKSISSVKVFQSDSNSRHSNISENAPQFTSTKQPGSSLTTAATSYSSLTNLPRMELGLSCTPNKLRNCLQSEKSSFWDSYSSIFSTEADLKSTLFDNDTPFVQGDVIQEVGTAGSTSYACELKELPNEIWGEAAGSTKQVRKVDSENHGLLESIPFDPVINDWWDDTALLEGNTTHCGATGMNSVAGQANTDHLLVEERGLFSESTFEELLGFDGNVSPVASTDPLGGSVSGCRLPRYNVQDSFSVCNAQVPAALLFPSINYASENDQTGASQATPISLQNLSMDDCGSLNTANSKVSQVKKPEGVKVVKKRARPGESTRPRPKDRQQIQERVKELREIVPNSAKCSIDALLDRTIKHMLFLQSVTKYAEKIKQADEPKMISKDSSAVLNDNSSGVVLKDDPSAGSNGGATWAYEVAGQTMVCPIIVEDLSPPGQMLVEMLCEERGFFLEIADTIRGFGLTILKGLMELRDGKIMARFLVEANKNVTRMDIFLSLVQLLQQNSLNRSSDQLTKVINNGIPSFAEHQQSPISIPVSLAGR, translated from the exons ATGAATATTAAAAGTTCACATTTACAGGTTTCTGAAAGCTTAGAGTTTCTGGATCAAGTTAAAGGTGCACTTTTTCTGAAGGAAAGGACTTCATGGCATCCTTCAACCAAAGATGTTCAGAAAGATGTTTTTACGTACAATCCGCAATTTCAACTTAATTCTCCAAGCACCACAGATGGTTTTGCACATATTAAGGCTGAGCCAGAAAACACAAAGCTCTTGGAGGACACGATGACAGTAGATTCCCTCAAGAACTTTGCCATTGCTTCAAGTAATCACTCTCTGCACTATTTCAATGGTTTCACCTCCAATGAAAGTTGCATTGGTCTGAATCCTCACATAGTGGCCATGCCAGTGAACTCCAAGTCTATAAGTTCTGTTAAAGTATTTCAAAGTGACAGCAATTCGCGGCACAGTAATATTTCAGAAAATGCACCACAATTTACATCCACTAAACAGCCAGGTTCTAGTCTGACAACTGCAGCTACAAGTTATTCAAGTTTGACCAATCTTCCAAGAATGGAGCTCGGGCTGTCATGCACACCTAACAAGCTGCGAAATTGCCTCCAAAGTGAAAAATCAAGCTTCTGGGATTCGTACTCATCAATATTTTCTACAGAAGCTGATCTGAAATCTACTTTATTTGACAATGACACCCCGTTTGTTCAAGGTGATGTGATTCAAGAGGTCGGTACTGCTGGATCTACTTCTTATGCTTGTGAGCTCAAGGAATTACCAAATGAAATATGGGGAGAAGCTGCAGGGTCCACAAAACAAGTAAGAAAAGTAGACAGTGAAAATCATGGCTTGCTTGAAAGCATACCATTCGATCCAGTCATAAATGATTGGTGGGATGACACTGCCTTACTAGAAGGAAACACTACACATTGTGGTGCTACTGGCATGAATTCTGTTGCAGGACAGGCAAATACTGATCACTTATTGGTTGAAGAGAGGGGATTGTTTTCAGAATCTACCTTTGAGGAGCTGCTTGGCTTTGATGGCAATGTTAGCCCAGTAGCTAGCACTGATCCATTAGGTGGCTCTGTCTCAGGCTGTCGATTGCCAAGGTACAACGTTCAAGATTCATTTTCAGTGTGCAACGCACAAGTACCAGCAGCATTGCTGTTCCCTTCCATTAACTATGCATCCGAAAATGATCAAACTGGAGCATCACAGGCAACCCCAATATCACTGCAGAATTTGTCTATGGATGATTGTGGCAGTTTGAATACTGCAAATTCcaaggtcagccaggtaaagaAGCCTGAAGGAGTGAAGGTTGTTAAGAAAAGAGCCAGGCCAGGTGAAAGCACAAGGCCAAGACCAAAGGATCGACAGCAGATACAAGAGCGAGTCAAAGAGTTACGTGAGATAGTCCCAAATAGTGCAAAG TGTAGCATTGATGCTTTGTTGGACCGAACAATCAAGCATATGCTCTTTCTACAAAGTGTAACAAAGTATGCAGAAAAGATTAAGCAAGCTGATGAACCAAAG ATGATAAGCAAGGATAGTAGCGCAGTGTTAAATGATAACTCAAGTGGTGTTGTCCTGAAAGACGATCCAAGTGCTGGAAGCAATGGAGGTGCCACATGGGCCTATGAGGTTGCAGGGCAGACTATGGTCTGCCCAATAATCGTTGAGGATCTTTCACCGCCTGGTCAGATGCTTGTCGAG ATGCTATGTGAGGAACGTGGATTTTTCCTAGAGATAGCAGACACCATTCGTGGTTTTGGACTGACAATCTTGAAGGGACTGATGGAACTTCGTGATGGCAAGATAATGGCTCGATTTCTTGTTGAG GCAAACAAGAATGTGACCAGGATGGATATATTTTTATCACTTGTTCAGTTACTGCAGCAGAATAGCCTCAATAGATCTTCGGACCAGCTAACTAAGGTCATTAACAATGGCATTCCATCTTTCGCTGAGCATCAGCAATCTCCTATATCAATTCCAGTCAGCCTTGCCGGGAGATAG
- the LOC120712388 gene encoding ORM1-like protein 3, giving the protein MAKLYVQAFPPADLNKNTEWFMYPGVWTTYILILFFSWLLVLSVFGCTPGTAWTVVNLFHFAITYHFFHWKKGTPFADDQGMYNALTWWEQMDNGKQLTRNRKFLIVVPVVLYLIALHTTDYQQPMLFLNTLAVSVLVVAKLPNMHKVRIFGINAEN; this is encoded by the exons ATGGCGAAGCTGTACGTGCAGGCGTTCCCGCCCGCGGATCTGAACAAGAACACCGAGTGGTTCATGTACCCGGGCGTCTGGACGACCTacatcctcatcctcttcttctcctgGCTCCTCGTCCTCTCCGTCTTCGGCTGCACCCCCGGCACGGCGTGGACCGTCGTCAACCTCTTCCACTTCGCG ATCACGTACCACTTTTTCCATTGGAAGAAAGGAACACCTTTTGCTGATGACCAGGGAATGTACAATGCATTGACTTGGTGGGAACAAATGGACAATGGCAAACAGCTTACTCGTAACAGGAAGTTCCTCATTGTCGTTCCTGTAGTCCT GTATCTGATAGCTTTGCACACCACAGACTACCAACAACCTATGCTCTTTCTCAATACCCTCGCGGTTAGCGTGCTTGTGGTCGCCAAATTACCGAATATGCACAAGGTTCGGATTTTTGGAATAAATGCTGAGAACTAA